In the genome of Armatimonadota bacterium, one region contains:
- a CDS encoding methionyl-tRNA formyltransferase — MRLVAFGTADFAVPALRAVAGSVVLVVSQPDRPSGRGLGLKPSPVKRAALELGLPVETPLKCRAPEFVERIAALDADALLVAAYGQILPRALLEAAKHGAVNLHGSVLPEYRGAAPIQRCILDGRTETGVTLMQMDVGMDTGDTIAVETVPIGPEDTAGHLFEVLAGLAGRMAATWMPRIVSGDYPRTPQDDTRATYAPKVTKEEAELRFEGDVRHEHSRYRAFTPFPGAFLILGSGHLRISQARLRPNLNPGPGLATVERGSLSVGFQGGSLELLEVQPQGKKRVSGAEFANGARLVTGSCLRP; from the coding sequence GTGAGGCTCGTCGCGTTCGGCACGGCAGACTTCGCCGTGCCTGCCCTGCGCGCCGTCGCGGGGTCGGTCGTGCTCGTCGTCTCTCAGCCCGACCGTCCGAGCGGAAGGGGCCTCGGGCTCAAGCCTTCACCGGTCAAGAGGGCCGCACTTGAGCTTGGGCTACCGGTCGAAACACCGCTAAAGTGCCGGGCGCCGGAGTTCGTCGAACGGATCGCGGCTCTTGACGCAGACGCGCTGCTCGTGGCGGCGTACGGTCAGATCCTCCCAAGGGCGCTGCTCGAGGCGGCAAAGCACGGCGCCGTCAACCTCCACGGTTCGGTGTTACCCGAATACCGTGGGGCGGCCCCGATCCAGCGGTGCATCTTGGACGGTCGGACGGAGACGGGCGTGACTTTGATGCAAATGGACGTGGGAATGGACACGGGCGACACGATCGCGGTCGAAACCGTACCGATCGGGCCTGAAGACACCGCTGGTCATCTTTTCGAGGTGCTCGCCGGCTTGGCCGGGCGGATGGCCGCAACATGGATGCCCCGCATCGTTTCAGGGGACTATCCCCGGACGCCGCAGGACGACACGAGGGCCACGTATGCGCCCAAGGTGACCAAGGAGGAAGCCGAACTGCGTTTCGAAGGCGACGTCCGCCATGAACACTCCCGGTACAGGGCCTTTACTCCGTTCCCCGGTGCCTTTTTGATCCTTGGATCCGGACACCTTCGGATATCTCAAGCGCGGTTGCGGCCGAACTTGAATCCTGGCCCAGGCCTCGCGACGGTGGAACGGGGTAGCTTGTCGGTCGGGTTCCAAGGGGGCTCTCTCGAGCTCTTGGAAGTCCAGCCGCAAGGGAAGAAGCGGGTTTCAGGCGCAGAGTTCGCGAACGGGGCACGGCTTGTGACCGGAAGTTGTTTGAGGCCATAA
- a CDS encoding glycosyltransferase family 9 protein, producing the protein MPLRVLVSRLSAMGDVVCSLPVASAVRAAIPDAEVVWIVDKRFKGIVECCTAVSSVVERPSDPRAVRNMGRFDVAFDLQGLLKSALLTGLADASRKLGYHWQREGAQLFSSAVLPDPSSHHVVDQYVDVARAAGFDADRAVFSLEPKEEDVTTVKGRLEERGMDGRAFVLVNAGAAWATKRWDPEKFAALSDGLASTGVAVVFCGAKADASTVAEVRRFGAAGSLDMTGATNVRELVALVSLAAVHVGGDTGTTHIAAALGRPAVGLYTLTRPERSCPYGQIDGCYGPDATVKQVLAAVTSRLTT; encoded by the coding sequence GTGCCGTTGCGCGTCCTTGTTAGCCGATTGTCCGCGATGGGAGACGTGGTGTGCTCGTTGCCCGTGGCGTCGGCCGTACGCGCGGCGATCCCGGACGCCGAGGTCGTCTGGATCGTCGACAAGCGGTTCAAAGGCATCGTCGAGTGCTGTACGGCGGTGTCGTCCGTCGTTGAACGTCCCAGCGATCCCAGGGCCGTCCGGAACATGGGGAGGTTCGACGTCGCCTTCGACCTGCAAGGGCTCCTGAAATCGGCCCTTCTGACCGGATTGGCCGATGCCTCTCGAAAGCTCGGCTATCACTGGCAGAGGGAAGGCGCGCAACTGTTCTCAAGCGCCGTCCTCCCCGATCCCTCGTCCCACCATGTGGTCGATCAGTACGTCGACGTGGCGCGCGCTGCGGGATTCGATGCCGACCGAGCGGTGTTCTCGCTGGAGCCGAAAGAGGAAGACGTCACGACCGTCAAAGGTCGATTGGAGGAGCGGGGGATGGACGGACGGGCATTCGTCCTGGTCAACGCCGGAGCGGCTTGGGCGACCAAAAGGTGGGATCCCGAAAAATTCGCGGCCCTGTCCGACGGACTCGCTTCGACAGGCGTGGCCGTCGTCTTCTGTGGGGCGAAGGCGGACGCCTCCACCGTCGCCGAAGTCAGGCGGTTCGGGGCGGCCGGCTCGTTGGACATGACCGGCGCGACCAACGTCCGTGAACTGGTCGCACTGGTCTCCCTCGCGGCCGTCCACGTCGGCGGGGACACGGGTACGACCCACATCGCTGCTGCTTTGGGACGCCCGGCCGTCGGACTGTATACTCTGACCCGTCCCGAGCGCTCTTGTCCATATGGTCAGATCGACGGGTGCTACGGCCCGGACGCGACCGTCAAGCAAGTCCTCGCAGCCGTGACGTCCAGGTTGACGACATGA
- a CDS encoding glycosyltransferase family 9 protein: MKVLIVRFAAIGDCVMTTWPVTALREHLPEAHIVWAVQDRCAPVVDTDRLVSSLHVVPRDAWKRRRWSPAVWREQVLSYTALRRSGIDVGFDFQGHSKTALMLRLSGAKERFASRATDALAARLNPPVPCEGEHEVERGLSLVRHRFAVMAPLRTVMPEVATLLKRGYVSLQTGTGEPDKSYPAEKWRDVAHRLVSAGLRVVTTGSGSDPRLDVTGVEETVGTLGLRETLAVVAGSDVHLAGDTGTGHAAAAYGVPVVSLFGRTDPARFRPWTPKGDVLRPSRSVTDIAPDDVVEACLRLRKEGGAVARPC, encoded by the coding sequence ATGAAGGTCTTGATCGTCCGGTTCGCGGCCATCGGCGATTGCGTCATGACGACGTGGCCCGTCACGGCCCTTCGTGAGCACTTGCCGGAAGCCCATATCGTCTGGGCCGTGCAAGACCGCTGTGCGCCGGTCGTCGATACAGACCGGTTGGTATCGTCCCTCCACGTGGTGCCGAGGGACGCTTGGAAGCGGAGACGGTGGAGTCCGGCCGTGTGGAGGGAGCAAGTCCTTTCTTATACGGCCCTCAGGCGGTCGGGGATCGATGTCGGATTCGACTTTCAAGGTCACTCGAAGACCGCACTCATGCTAAGGCTTTCCGGGGCCAAGGAGCGGTTCGCATCCCGGGCCACGGACGCACTCGCGGCCCGGTTGAACCCGCCGGTCCCGTGCGAAGGCGAGCACGAGGTCGAGAGGGGCCTGTCGCTCGTGCGCCACCGATTCGCCGTCATGGCACCGTTGCGGACCGTCATGCCAGAAGTCGCGACGTTGCTGAAGCGCGGTTACGTCAGCCTTCAGACCGGGACAGGCGAGCCGGACAAGTCCTATCCAGCGGAAAAGTGGCGCGACGTGGCCCACCGTTTGGTCAGTGCAGGACTGAGGGTCGTCACGACGGGCTCAGGATCCGACCCAAGGCTCGACGTCACCGGCGTCGAAGAGACGGTCGGGACGCTCGGCCTGCGCGAGACCCTGGCAGTCGTGGCCGGGTCTGACGTCCATCTCGCGGGCGATACCGGGACCGGCCATGCCGCAGCAGCCTATGGCGTACCTGTCGTCAGCCTCTTCGGCCGGACGGATCCGGCCAGGTTCCGACCATGGACGCCGAAGGGCGACGTGCTCCGGCCGTCCCGGTCCGTGACCGATATCGCCCCGGACGACGTCGTCGAAGCTTGTCTCAGACTCCGCAAGGAAGGCGGTGCCGTTGCGCGTCCTTGTTAG
- a CDS encoding glycosyltransferase family 4 protein: protein MRVLFVGGHKEDILFSIMGFERALARELEGRCEFKIVRPGPENPQGQKSKWFRYFEKYVLFPRVLKRESKHADVVHFCESGMGMNAPHVTAAPTLVTVHDFLALEAAMGEFPGWEVRASGKRYQQMILNGVRQATALACVSETTLRGVDRHLHAYPGIVRLIRNSTYKPYHRVTSDHARETLRKFKLTGAPFFFHIGGNKAYKNRPGALKIYAAMRRLSPDMPQRLVMAGGDREEALARLEESLGIGAWVDWAPNIGDKEVEAFYSLATALIFPSLAEGFGLPIIEAQCCGCPVFASNRAPMTEVGAQSVIYFDPTLPDLAAGEILAHMDNLPGLVERGERNVKRFDPKVMADAYLEYYRDLSGSKG, encoded by the coding sequence ATGCGGGTGCTGTTCGTCGGGGGCCATAAGGAGGACATCCTCTTCTCGATCATGGGGTTCGAGCGCGCGTTGGCACGCGAACTCGAGGGTCGTTGCGAGTTCAAAATCGTCCGACCTGGGCCCGAGAACCCTCAGGGACAGAAGTCGAAGTGGTTCCGCTATTTCGAGAAGTACGTCCTCTTCCCACGGGTGCTGAAGCGGGAATCGAAGCACGCTGACGTGGTCCACTTTTGCGAGTCCGGCATGGGCATGAACGCGCCCCACGTCACGGCCGCGCCGACGCTCGTGACCGTCCACGATTTTCTCGCCTTAGAAGCCGCCATGGGCGAGTTTCCGGGTTGGGAAGTCCGGGCCTCCGGCAAGCGCTACCAGCAGATGATCCTGAACGGGGTACGCCAAGCGACCGCGCTTGCCTGCGTCTCCGAGACGACGCTCCGGGGCGTCGACCGGCACCTTCACGCTTATCCCGGAATCGTCAGACTGATCCGGAACAGCACGTACAAGCCGTATCACCGCGTGACTTCCGACCATGCGCGAGAGACGCTCCGAAAGTTCAAGTTGACCGGAGCCCCGTTTTTCTTCCACATCGGGGGCAACAAGGCGTACAAGAACCGGCCCGGCGCGCTGAAGATCTACGCGGCCATGCGACGCTTATCGCCCGACATGCCGCAGCGGCTCGTGATGGCGGGCGGCGACCGCGAGGAGGCGTTGGCCCGTCTCGAGGAAAGTCTGGGGATCGGGGCTTGGGTCGATTGGGCGCCGAACATCGGGGACAAGGAAGTCGAAGCCTTCTATTCCCTCGCGACCGCGCTGATCTTCCCGTCGTTGGCGGAAGGCTTCGGGCTGCCGATCATCGAGGCTCAGTGTTGCGGGTGCCCGGTGTTCGCCTCGAACCGGGCCCCGATGACGGAAGTCGGCGCCCAATCCGTCATCTATTTCGACCCGACTTTGCCCGACCTCGCCGCTGGGGAGATCCTGGCCCACATGGACAACCTTCCGGGCCTAGTCGAGCGCGGAGAGAGGAACGTCAAGCGCTTCGATCCGAAGGTGATGGCCGACGCGTACTTGGAGTACTACCGCGACCTTTCGGGTTCGAAGGGCTGA
- the def gene encoding peptide deformylase translates to MQIVVPDEFQYLFVHDEDHPVIKIPADVLRQTAKTIDKLSKRHVQLIDNMLRIMREAHGVGLAAPQIGILERIVVIAPRGRPMALVNPVILEREGEVVGEEGCLSIPGLYGDVVRAERVTVQALDRKGRESTYEMEGMAARIVQHEIDHLDGVLFIDKVDPTTLHWMHPYADDERVE, encoded by the coding sequence ATGCAGATCGTCGTCCCAGACGAGTTCCAGTACCTCTTCGTGCACGACGAGGACCACCCGGTGATCAAAATCCCGGCCGATGTGTTGCGCCAGACGGCCAAGACCATCGACAAGCTGTCGAAGCGCCACGTGCAGTTGATCGACAACATGCTGCGCATCATGCGGGAGGCCCACGGGGTCGGGCTCGCCGCGCCTCAGATCGGCATCCTCGAGCGCATCGTGGTCATCGCCCCTCGAGGCCGGCCGATGGCGCTCGTCAACCCGGTCATCCTGGAGCGGGAGGGCGAGGTCGTCGGAGAAGAAGGCTGTCTCAGCATCCCCGGACTCTACGGTGACGTCGTGCGGGCCGAACGCGTGACCGTCCAAGCCCTCGACCGGAAGGGACGCGAGTCCACGTATGAAATGGAAGGCATGGCGGCGCGGATCGTCCAGCACGAAATCGACCACTTGGACGGCGTGCTCTTCATCGACAAGGTCGACCCCACGACCCTTCATTGGATGCACCCGTACGCGGACGACGAGAGGGTGGAGTGA
- a CDS encoding outer membrane beta-barrel protein, giving the protein MRHGRYLSTLAVLLAAGAPMMADAQADPFLGPSIGVFYPSDNTLRDALGDAWISFGVSRVRIDPYSKQNLGFDWNAFSKERSGSKVFMIAGTMGYTVPFAKPGQQMRPYLAVRGGLSYIDYAVNKAVNNRVSGKRIGFNGNAELGVNVGERLNVSVRYDLFPDYEGLGFSGLSLSLKWGLARF; this is encoded by the coding sequence ATGCGTCACGGACGATACCTCTCGACCCTCGCCGTCCTCCTCGCGGCAGGAGCGCCCATGATGGCCGACGCTCAGGCCGATCCCTTCCTTGGCCCTTCGATCGGCGTGTTCTATCCGAGCGACAACACCCTTCGGGACGCCCTGGGCGACGCTTGGATCAGCTTCGGCGTCAGCCGCGTGCGCATCGATCCGTACTCGAAGCAGAACCTTGGATTCGACTGGAACGCCTTCAGCAAAGAGCGCAGCGGCAGCAAGGTCTTCATGATCGCGGGCACGATGGGCTACACGGTCCCCTTCGCTAAGCCGGGCCAGCAGATGCGCCCCTACCTCGCAGTCCGTGGCGGCCTTTCGTACATCGACTATGCGGTCAACAAGGCGGTCAACAACCGCGTGTCCGGAAAACGCATCGGCTTCAACGGCAACGCGGAACTCGGCGTCAACGTGGGTGAGAGGCTCAACGTCAGCGTCCGATACGACTTGTTCCCCGACTACGAAGGTCTCGGCTTCAGCGGCCTGAGCCTCTCGTTGAAGTGGGGCCTCGCCCGCTTCTAG
- the hflX gene encoding GTPase HflX, whose amino-acid sequence MPRPHETQEPTEKLFLVYVNPDDSEDDLVEGELRGLTEAAGAEVAGEIRQRLDRPFKGTYIGSGKVGEVEAAAVETGSDTIVVDTELSGIQIRNLEEKTGKRVIDRPTLILDIFARRARTREGQLQVELAQLSYRLPRLMSVYTKFERQRGGIGMRGPGETQLESDRRMINTRIAKLKEEIDDVRRHRALQRKSRSTHPVPTVSLVGYTSAGKSTLMNRLCGTDLLADAMPFATLDPTTRRVDASDGTSFFLTDTVGFIRNLPTTLVAAFRATLEEVSHADLLLHIVDVSHDEWEAQRDAVLETLEDIGADGVPMVTVFNKIDAMEDPALARALVAQWPDSVAVSALKGTGIQELVEHVRKRLADRWTRVKALVPYDKSSLVESCRKTGRLISEEFQEGGVLIEADVVPEYRKKLAQYAVD is encoded by the coding sequence ATGCCCCGGCCGCACGAGACACAAGAACCCACCGAAAAGCTGTTCCTCGTCTACGTCAATCCTGACGATTCCGAGGACGACCTGGTCGAAGGCGAACTGCGTGGGCTCACCGAGGCGGCCGGGGCCGAGGTCGCTGGCGAGATCCGACAGCGTCTGGACCGCCCGTTCAAAGGCACGTACATCGGCTCGGGCAAGGTCGGAGAAGTCGAAGCGGCCGCGGTCGAGACGGGCTCGGACACCATCGTCGTCGACACGGAACTGTCCGGTATCCAGATCCGGAACCTGGAAGAGAAGACCGGAAAGCGCGTCATCGACCGGCCGACGCTGATCCTTGACATCTTTGCCCGAAGGGCGCGCACCCGGGAGGGCCAGCTCCAGGTCGAACTCGCACAACTCTCGTACAGGCTCCCCCGCCTGATGAGCGTCTACACGAAGTTCGAGCGTCAACGAGGCGGCATCGGCATGCGGGGCCCGGGCGAAACCCAGCTCGAAAGCGACCGCCGGATGATCAACACCCGGATCGCGAAGCTGAAAGAGGAGATCGACGACGTCCGGCGTCACCGTGCGCTCCAGCGCAAGTCCCGCTCGACCCACCCCGTTCCGACCGTTTCGCTGGTCGGCTACACCAGCGCAGGGAAGAGCACTCTCATGAACCGGCTGTGCGGGACCGACCTGCTCGCCGACGCGATGCCCTTCGCCACGCTCGATCCCACCACCCGGCGCGTCGACGCGTCCGACGGGACATCGTTCTTCCTGACCGACACGGTCGGGTTCATCCGCAACCTGCCGACCACTCTCGTCGCCGCGTTCCGCGCCACGCTCGAAGAGGTCAGCCACGCCGACCTGTTGCTCCATATCGTCGACGTCAGCCATGACGAGTGGGAGGCTCAACGCGACGCCGTCCTGGAGACCTTGGAGGACATCGGCGCCGACGGTGTCCCGATGGTGACGGTCTTCAACAAGATCGACGCTATGGAAGACCCCGCTTTGGCTCGGGCGCTCGTCGCACAGTGGCCTGATTCTGTCGCCGTCTCAGCCCTCAAAGGAACAGGAATCCAGGAACTGGTCGAACATGTCCGCAAGCGACTCGCCGATCGCTGGACGCGCGTCAAGGCCCTCGTACCCTACGACAAGTCGAGCCTCGTCGAGTCCTGCCGGAAGACCGGCCGACTGATCAGCGAGGAGTTCCAGGAGGGGGGCGTGCTCATTGAGGCTGACGTGGTGCCGGAATACCGGAAAAAGCTGGCCCAGTACGCCGTCGACTGA
- the prmC gene encoding peptide chain release factor N(5)-glutamine methyltransferase — MRADTWIAVATDRLRAAGVLEPRLDAQLLAARACGQERSWMLAHPEAEVPDEASELLDRRLRREPLALILGRREFYGRPFLVEPGVLVPRQETETLVDAALDGLGGKVLDVGTGTGCLAVSIKLERPNWMVAACDIDPVAVRLARKNAERLGATVHVTRSDLFEAFEGVVFGLIVSNPPYIAENAVLPPEVGVHEPERALFAGPDGLDVYRRLAREAKGRLMPWGRLIVELGDGMSASVTDVFESEGWRTGEVRNDLGGMPRAATFLPSEPV, encoded by the coding sequence GTGAGGGCGGACACTTGGATCGCAGTCGCGACGGACCGCCTAAGGGCGGCTGGAGTCCTTGAACCGCGCCTCGACGCCCAGCTCCTTGCGGCCCGTGCGTGCGGGCAAGAGCGGAGCTGGATGCTCGCCCATCCTGAAGCCGAAGTCCCTGACGAAGCGTCGGAACTTCTCGACAGACGGCTCCGGCGCGAGCCTCTCGCGTTGATCCTTGGTCGGCGCGAGTTTTATGGCCGGCCGTTCCTGGTCGAACCGGGGGTCTTAGTCCCGCGGCAAGAGACGGAGACCCTCGTCGACGCGGCGCTCGACGGTCTGGGCGGCAAGGTGCTCGACGTCGGCACAGGTACCGGCTGCTTGGCCGTCTCGATTAAGCTTGAACGGCCGAATTGGATGGTTGCGGCCTGCGACATCGATCCCGTCGCGGTCCGGCTCGCCCGGAAGAACGCAGAACGGCTCGGGGCGACCGTCCATGTCACCCGGTCGGACCTGTTCGAAGCCTTCGAAGGCGTCGTTTTCGGGCTGATCGTCTCGAACCCGCCGTACATCGCCGAGAACGCCGTCCTCCCGCCAGAAGTCGGCGTCCATGAACCTGAGCGAGCCCTTTTTGCCGGTCCGGACGGCCTCGACGTCTATCGTCGCCTCGCGCGTGAAGCCAAGGGCCGATTGATGCCATGGGGACGTCTGATCGTCGAGCTCGGAGACGGCATGTCCGCCTCCGTGACCGACGTGTTCGAAAGCGAAGGATGGAGGACCGGCGAAGTCCGGAACGATCTGGGCGGAATGCCGCGGGCGGCGACGTTCTTGCCTTCCGAACCGGTCTGA
- the rfaE2 gene encoding D-glycero-beta-D-manno-heptose 1-phosphate adenylyltransferase yields the protein MNTVLPESLRAARQGKTLVFTNGVFDVLHAGHVDYLEKARALGDLLVVGLNTDASVRRLGKGPGRPVNPLEDRARVVGALRCVDAVLSFDEDDPCALIEKLRPDVHVKGGDYRPEDMPETAVVEGYGGRVVILDLLPGRSTTALLTKLSDSRRSED from the coding sequence ATGAACACCGTCCTTCCCGAGTCCCTTCGCGCCGCCAGGCAAGGCAAAACGCTCGTCTTTACGAACGGGGTGTTCGACGTCCTGCACGCAGGGCACGTCGACTATCTCGAGAAGGCTCGGGCGCTCGGCGACTTGCTCGTCGTGGGGCTGAACACGGACGCCAGTGTCCGACGGCTCGGTAAGGGGCCAGGACGACCCGTCAACCCGTTGGAGGACCGGGCCCGGGTCGTGGGCGCCTTAAGATGCGTGGACGCGGTGCTGAGCTTCGACGAAGACGATCCTTGTGCCTTGATCGAGAAGCTTCGGCCGGACGTTCATGTCAAAGGAGGCGATTATCGGCCCGAAGACATGCCCGAGACGGCCGTTGTCGAAGGATACGGCGGACGTGTGGTGATCCTCGACCTCTTGCCAGGACGGTCGACGACCGCCCTGCTCACGAAGCTTTCGGACTCCCGCCGGTCTGAGGACTGA
- a CDS encoding PD40 domain-containing protein: MEKQTAFETLGVAPGSDERTVRRAYRGLLFELEDKGQSDPGYPAKKERLEQAFAVCLEEAKSVAPTIASALPETPDEKGATRKKTLRFLVGALGAVSIFALFLFFQQSTVDVDGKDASDTAGMIAALETVGQNTKLVVFKFDGTKTDVPGYVGGTSDRDPAWRPDGSRLLFTSNRDGNFNIYRWDPVRGKVAARSNLKRAKSNLWFGLTDDPKQADSGLFTSGGFVFKYDQKTGATEQLLPVPKGKTAVESDEGGGSTGQLDAVYDKIGKGFKTARWGPGRLSVYTVMDREGDDVFVQNPLTQEINKGRPLPFVAARRIEFDTDAAGDALIAIRHFQFVDPENVPEEYLKDGRAVPPYDSGLMLVPANGSQPVLICQTQGPKFFLGKPDKPLITSKKGSMTIGSPRLSPDGSVVAFVIGDTSGERGIQGQGVMVVPLKAGTPFEGPQMVAEGHVEDLAWSPDGRYIAFTDQVSPTERTLNLVDFQAKQATVLGKGGLFSSPAFSPQTGGSPKAS; encoded by the coding sequence ATGGAGAAGCAGACCGCCTTCGAGACGCTCGGCGTCGCACCCGGATCGGACGAACGCACGGTGCGCCGGGCCTACCGGGGCCTTCTGTTCGAGCTGGAAGACAAGGGTCAGAGCGATCCCGGATATCCGGCCAAGAAGGAGCGCTTGGAGCAAGCGTTCGCCGTCTGTCTCGAAGAGGCCAAGAGCGTCGCACCGACCATCGCTTCCGCGTTGCCGGAAACCCCTGACGAGAAAGGGGCGACCCGGAAGAAGACATTGCGCTTCCTGGTCGGAGCTCTCGGCGCAGTCTCGATCTTCGCCCTTTTCCTGTTCTTCCAGCAGAGCACGGTCGACGTCGATGGCAAAGATGCGAGCGACACCGCAGGAATGATCGCTGCGCTTGAGACGGTAGGGCAGAACACGAAACTGGTGGTCTTTAAGTTCGACGGGACGAAGACCGACGTCCCAGGTTATGTGGGCGGGACGTCCGACCGGGATCCGGCCTGGAGGCCTGACGGCTCACGTCTCCTGTTCACGAGCAACCGGGACGGCAACTTCAACATCTATCGTTGGGATCCGGTCCGCGGGAAGGTCGCGGCCCGCTCCAACTTGAAACGTGCCAAGTCGAATCTTTGGTTCGGCCTCACCGACGATCCCAAACAAGCGGACTCCGGGCTGTTCACGTCGGGCGGCTTCGTCTTCAAGTACGACCAGAAGACAGGGGCGACGGAGCAACTGCTCCCTGTACCGAAGGGCAAGACCGCTGTCGAGTCGGACGAAGGGGGCGGTAGCACGGGCCAACTCGACGCCGTGTACGACAAGATCGGAAAGGGGTTCAAGACAGCGCGATGGGGCCCAGGTCGGCTTTCGGTCTACACGGTCATGGACCGTGAAGGCGACGACGTTTTCGTCCAGAACCCGCTGACCCAAGAGATCAATAAGGGGCGCCCGCTCCCGTTCGTCGCGGCGCGGCGCATCGAGTTCGACACCGACGCGGCCGGGGACGCCCTGATCGCGATCCGCCACTTCCAGTTCGTCGATCCTGAAAACGTCCCAGAGGAATATCTCAAGGACGGACGGGCCGTACCTCCCTATGACAGCGGGCTCATGCTGGTTCCGGCGAACGGCAGCCAGCCTGTTCTCATCTGCCAGACGCAAGGCCCCAAGTTCTTCCTGGGCAAACCGGACAAGCCGCTCATCACCAGTAAGAAGGGATCGATGACGATCGGATCGCCGCGGCTTTCACCAGACGGTTCGGTCGTCGCGTTCGTCATCGGCGACACGAGCGGCGAGCGGGGGATCCAGGGCCAGGGCGTCATGGTGGTGCCTCTCAAAGCAGGCACGCCGTTTGAAGGTCCGCAAATGGTCGCTGAAGGTCACGTCGAAGATCTGGCATGGAGCCCGGACGGACGCTACATCGCCTTTACCGACCAGGTCTCACCGACAGAACGGACCTTGAACCTTGTCGACTTTCAAGCCAAGCAAGCCACAGTCTTGGGGAAAGGCGGATTGTTCTCGTCCCCGGCCTTCAGTCCTCAGACCGGCGGGAGTCCGAAAGCTTCGTGA